In the genome of Streptomyces fagopyri, the window CCTTCAGCGGCGAAGCGCTGTGCCGTGGCCAGTCCGATGCCACTGTTCGCCCCGGTGACCACTGCCACCTTGCCTGCGAGTACTTCCGTCATGACGTGCCGCTCCTCGATGATTATTAACCAGTTCGTCCATAACGTTAACCGTTGTGGACGAACTGGTCAAGAAAGCGTATGCTCACCCCATGGCACGACCTCGGAAGTTCGATGAGCAGCAGGTACTGGACACCGCCCGGGAGCAGTTCTGGGCGAGTGGGTACGCCGCCACGCGCATGGACGACATCGCCGCGGCGACAGGCCTCGGCAAGGGCAGCCTGTACGGCGCGTTCGGCGGCAAGCAGGACCTCTTCCACCGCGTGTTCGACGACTACTGCAGCGCGGTCGTCGACGCCACCGCCCAGCAGCTGCGCGGCGACGACAAGAACGCGTACGCACGGCTGTCCGCCCACATCCGCGCCGTGGCCGCGGCCACCGCCGCGGACACCGCCCAGCGCGGATGCCTGCTGGCCAAGGGCACCGCCGAGCTGGCCGAGAACGACAAGACCGTGGCCAAGCGGGCACACACGGCCATCGAAGCACTGCGCACACTGCTCAGGGACGACATCGCCGCCTGCCAGCGCAACGGCGACCTCGACGCGAACGCGGATCCCGGACAGCTGGCCGCCCTGGTGCTCGCCGTACTGCGCGGCATCGAAGCACTGGGCAAGGCCGGAGCTGACGAGGAGACGCTGACGGGCATCGCCGGCACCGCCCTCGCCGTACTGCCCCGCCCGGCGAAATGACGGCAGATCGGCGATGCACCTGAGGTGGGGGACAGCGCCGCGGGTGGTGAGTGTCCCGCTCGATGACGAGGGCGGAAGCCTGAACGTCGAGGGACCGTCATTTCCAGGGACGGGCGGGCACGAGAGCACTGGGGGGGATGGCATGACCCCACACCAGACCCACGCGCACCCCCTGAACCGTCGATTCCCCCCACCCAGCCGGAAGCGTCCGCGACACCCATGTCAACAGTCCGCCCCCAGCCCCGCCGGCGGTGGTGAGGATCAGGGACGCGAGCCGGGTGATCGCCGCGGTCCGACCGTGTGCCGGTCGCGTGGCCGTCCTGGCTATGCACCGGCACGAGCCAGCGTCTCCAGAGGGCCGACCAGGATCTCGGAGAAGGCGAGTTCGGCGGCTCCGACGAGCACCGCGTCGTCGCCGAGTTCTCCCATCCGCAGCCGGAGGTTCTCGCGGGAGGGCGTGAGGGCAATGCGGTTGATACGGCTGCGGATTTGGGCGGCCGAGCCGAGAAACACCTCGCGGAGCGTCCCGCCGAAGATGACCGTGCGCGGGTTGAGCACATTGATCAGGTTGGCGACGCCGATGCCGAGCCAGTCGCCGACGTCGTGCAGGGCGGCGCGGGCGGTGATGTCGCCCCGGTCGGCCGCTTCGACGACGGCGCGTACGGCTTCCCGGCCGGTGGCCGACGGGTCGCGCTGCGCGGCCTCCAACAGGGCGCGCTCTCCCGCTTCGGCTTCGAGGCAACCGCGCCCCCCGCAGCCGCAGGGCCTGCCACTGCGCGGGTTGACGACCATGTGTCCGATCTCGCCGCCGTATCCGGCGTCGCCGTGCAGCAGTTGGCCACCGGTGATGACACCGCCGCCGATACCGATGTCGCCATGGAGGTATACGAGGTCCTGGCAGCCTGTTCCGGCACCGCGCAGATGCTCCGCGAGCGCACCGAGACTGGCCTCGTTGCCCACCGAGACGGGAAGGCCGAGGCCCATCCGACGCGTGAGGTCCTTGCCGAACTCCTCGTCCTTCCAGCCCAGGTAGGGGACGGCGCGGACGAGGCCGTCGGGTCGGCGCACCATCCCGCGGACGGCGGCGGCCACGCCGACGCAGTGGGTGCCGTGCTGTGCTGTGCTCAGCATGTCCAGCGCGGAGCCGGCGAGGGCCTCGGCCACCTTGTCGGCGTTGCGAGGGCCTGGTGGCATGGAGATCTCCCTGCGGTCGAGGAAGATCCCGCCCAGGCCGATGCGGGCGGCGGCCAGCCGGTCGACGCCCACGTCGAACGCGAGGACGTACACGCGGTCGGACTCCGGCCGTACGACCAGGGACGGCCGGCCGGCCCTGCCGGTCTCACGGGGCAGTTCCTCACGGACCAGACCGGCCGAGCCCAGCTCGCTCACCAGACCCAGGATGGTGCTGCGGTTGAGTCCCATGCGCTCCGCCAGAACGGCCCGCGACATGGATCCACCGATGTGCACATGGCGGAGAAGGGTGCCGAGGTTGTGCCGGCGAATCTCCTCCAGGGAGGGACCGGCTCTCATGGAACCCCAGACGTCATCGTTGTACGGCCCGGCGACGGGACAGCGCATCCACGCCTGCGGCCACCAGCAGAACCGAACCCGTGACAGCGTACTTGACGCCTGAGCTGTACCCCATCAGGCCCATGCCGTTCTGGATGACCGCGACCACCATGCCGCCGAGCACGGCGTCCCTGACTCTGCCGCGCCCGCCGAACAGGCTCGTCCCGCCGATCACGGCGGCGCCGACCGCCAGCAGCAGCACGTTGCTGCCACCGGTGTTGGGGTCGACCGAGTTGCCCCGGGACGCGGCGATGATGCCGCCGACCGCGGCCAGGGAGGAGCAGATGACGAACGCGGAGATCCGGATGGCTGCCACGTTGATGCCGGCCCGGCGGGCCGCCTCCGCGTTACCGCCCACCGCGTAGACGTGCAGGCCGAAGGAGGTGCGCTGGAGCAGGAACGTACCGGCGATGAGCAGGACGGCGATGACAGGCACCACGATCGGCACGCCCTTGAGCGAGTCGACGATGATGTTGCGGCTGCGCTCCTGGTTGAGCAGGTGGACGGCGATCGCACCGAGCACCGCCAGGCCGCCGATCCTGACCGCGAGAAGGGTGAGTGGATCGGGGGCGAGCCCGCGCCGCCGACGGTTCCGGCTCTGCCGGAGCTGGATCGCCGCGTACACCCCGACACTCACGGCGAGCAGCACCCAGCCCAGCACCGGGGAGAGGTTGTTGTTCGCGACGGCCAGGATCGTCGCGTCACGGATCGAGACGTTGGTGCCTTCCTTCAGCAGCATCAGCACGATGCCCTGGAACCCCAGGAAGGCCGCCAGCGTGACCACGAATGAGGGGATGCCGACCTTCGCCACCAGCAGGCCGAGCACCAGGCCGATGACCGTGCCGGTGAGGATCGCCGCGCCGGCCGCGCCGTACCAGGGCCATCCGTGGTCGGTGAGCAGGACGGCGAGGACGGCGGCGCAGACCCCGCTGGCATACCCCGCGGACAGGTCGATCTCGCCGAGGAGGAGGACGAAGACCAGGCCCATGGCGATGGCGATGCTGCCCGCGCCCTGGGTCAGCAGGTTGGCGAAGTTCAGCTCGGACAGGAAGACCGGACGCAGGACGGCGAAGAACACGCACAGGACGATCAGACCGAGTACGGCGGGGATGGCGCCGAGCTCGCCCCCTCGCACCCGATCGACGTAATTCCGGGCGACCGAGCGCAGACTCGCGGCTCTGACCGCTCCGTTCTTCCTCGGATTACCGGGACCGCGCGGCAGTTCCGGCCGCTCGGGGGCGACTGCGGCAGTCATGCGGTGACTCCGTTGCTGTGGGCGAGGCCGAGGTCTCCGCTGCGGCCCGAGGTGATGAGTTCGACGACCTGGGAGTGCGTCACGTCCGACGTGCTGACCTGGGCGGCCATCCGGCCCAGGTAGAGGGCGGCGATCCGGTCGGACACCGCGAAGACGTCATTCATGTTGTGCGAGATCAGGACCACGGCGAGACCGTTGTCGGCGAGCCGCCGGACCAGTTCGAGGACCTGTGCTGTCTGGGCGACACCGAGTGCGGCGGTCGGCTCGTCCAGGACGACGACCTTGCTGTTCCACAGCACGGCCTTGGCGATGGCGACGGTCTGCCGCTGGCCGCCGGAGAGACTGGAGACCTGTTGGCGGATGGACTTGACGGTGCGGACCGACAGCCCTTCGAGGGTCCGGGTGGCCAGCTCCTCCATCGTCGTGTTGTCCAGGACGAGCCCTCGGCGCTTCTCGCGGCCGAGGAACATGTTCTGCACGATGTCGAGATTGTCGCAGAGCGCGAGGTCCTGGTACACGATCTCGACGCCAAGGGCCGCCGCCTCACGCGGGCCGTGCACCTCGACCTGCTCACCTTCGAACCAGTACTCGCCGCCGTCGATCGCGTGGATCCCGCCGATGCACTTGACCAGCGTCGACTTGCCTGCGCCGTTGTCTCCGACGAGAGCGGTCACCTCCCCCGGATGGACGTCCAAGGACACGTCGTGCAGTACCTGCACGGCGCCGAAGCTCTTGTCGATCCCGCGCAGTTGAAGGATCGGGGTCGCTGTCATGGAAGACGGCTCCTTATGGTCGTGAGGTCGCGGGTCCCGGGTCCCGGCAAGGTGGGAGCCCCGGGACCCGCGGTCGGGTCGGCCGGACCAGGGGTGGCGGTCCGAGCAGCCGGGCAGGGCTACTTGATGCCGACCTTGGCGCACAGGGCGGCGTACTTGCCCTTGCAGAGTTGTTCCTTGGTCACGTAGCCGTCGTCCACGACGTCCTTGACGTTGTCCTTGTAGATGGCCACGGGTGTCTCCAGCACGGACGGGACCTTGCGCTTGCCCTCGGGGTCCTCGACGGTCGCGTTCGTCTCGCCCTTCTCGGCCTTGGCCAGGGAGACGGCGAGCTTGACCGTGGCGTCGGCCTCTTTCTTGACCGCCTTGTAGACAGTCATGCACTGGTCGCCCGCGAGGATGTTCTGCAGTGCCTGCACGGTGGCGTCCTGGCCGGTGACCGGGACCTTGCCGTTGCGGTGCTGCTTGCGCAGGATGGCGATGGCCGCGTTGCCGAGAGTGTCGTTGGCGGCGAGCACGCCGCCGATCTCGGGCTCGCTGGTGAGCATCTGCTCGAAGATGGTGCTGGCCTCGGCGCTGTCCCAGTCCGGGACGGACTGGTCCGGGCCTTTGACGTAGTCGCCCGCCTTGTACTTCGGTTCGAGCACGCCGTTGTAGCCGTCGGCGAGGAGAGTGGCGTTGTTGTCCGTCGGTGAGCCGTTGAGTGTGGCGACGATGGGCTTCTTGGCCTTCATGTCGCTCAGGCACTTGCTGAGGCCCTCGCCCTGAAGCTTGCCGACGGCGGTGTTGTCGAAGCTCACGTAGTACTGGGCGGAGCCGCCGAGGGTGAGCCGGTCGTAGTCGATCGTGGCGACGCCCTGCGCCTTGGCCTTGTCGAGAACAGCCTTGCCGGTGCCGCTGTCCAGGTTCACGATCACCAGGACGTTCACACCGCTGGTGATCATCTGGTCCGCGATGGTCTGGAACTGCTGCTTGTCGTTCTGGGCGTTCTGGATGTCGAACTCGACGCCCGCCGCCTTGAACGCCTCGGAGAGGTACTTGCGGTCCGCGGTCTCCCAGCGGGCGGAGGACTTGCTGTCCGGGAGGATCACGCCGACCTTCGGCTTGGTGTGGGAGCCGGAGTCAGTGCCGCCGGACGAGGAGTCGTCGCAGGCGGCGAGCGAACTGACCAGTGCCACCGAGGCGGCGGTGAGGAGGAGTCCCTTGCGCATGGGCAGGGTCCTTTCTGGTGTTACGGCCGGACGACCGGACGTACGCGGGCGGTCAGGAAGCCGAGAAGCGCGCTCTCGGGGAATTTCCGGGTGGCGGGCGGCCTGGATCGAATGTTGTGAGCGGCAACTTACGACCCTCCGGACCCCGTGCCCAGAGCGCGGGAGGCGCTATTTGTCATCCGCCATAACAATTAGGTGACGCCCGTCACAACGGGGCGACCACGCTGCCTCCTACGCCCCATCGACCCGGCGAGGCGCACGTGCCCCTGCGGTGGGCCGGGCGGCAGAAGTCCCCAGAGCCGCATGGCACGAAGTGCCCGAGCTGTAGGCCGTTCCAAGACCGCGACCACACCCGAGGCGGACCGCACCCCCCAACACGGCCGACAGGGCTGCGGTTTCACCGCCTCCGGTACTCTGGTCGCCGGTTTCCCGTCAACTCCACCCGGCCGAAGACTGCAACCGCAGCCCTTGCTGCCACATGGGAAGCGCCGCAGACCGCCCGCCCGAGCCTGCGGCGAAAGCCACCGCGTGCCGGGCCGGAGTGCATTCCGCCCGGAACGCCGAGCGCACCGGCAGGAGCAACTCCGGGATTTCGCGCGGCAACCGTTGAACCCAGCCCCAGACCGTGTGTTGCCGCGCTGTCCGTTCTGATTGTGGTCCGCGATCAAGTCGGCGCCGGCAGCAGCCACGGCGAACCCGGTGACGGCGGCCACGGCAACGCACCAGGTACGGCGGCGGACGACCCGGCGCCGGGCCAGGGACCAGGGACCAGGCCGGATCGTCCGCAGCAGCCGATAGGCCCTCCCATCCGGCCGTCATCAGGTCACCCACCGGGGTCGGGAGGAGGAAGCTGTGCAGCATGTCGGCCACGCGGACGGAGGTGACGTCGGTATGGACCTCGCGCAGCTTGTTTGCGTGCTGCCCCCCTCGTCACGCAGCACATCGGCTGCCCCGTGACGACCAGTTCCTGGCACGGACCGGCGTTCGTCTCTGCCGGAACAACCGGCCGCAGCACTTCGGGCCTCGCCGGGCTGCCGTCAGTGGCGGCGGCCCTCCGTGGGGAGGATTCGGGGAGTATCCGAGCCCCTGGGGAGTGCCCCGGGAGGAACGACCCTCGTCGTTCGAGTCACACCGCTCACGGTCACTGCGGGTTCGCGAGCCCTCCCGCCTCGATGCTCGATCGTCGTTGTCAGGACGGAAGCCGTAGTCCCGGTGATGCTGAGGAGAAGAGGCGACCGCACGTCCAGGCCGGCCGGGGAAGCAGCGAGAGTCGTGCCGGCGATGACTGCGTGACCTGTGCGTGCCGGTCGCGTTCATCGGCTGTGCGAAGGATCATCACGTGTGGCCGCTGGATCTGGTGTGCTCCGGGGACCGGCCTTCTCGGTAGCGTGACCTTCTGCTGCATGGAATGTCCATGTGCTCGGCTGGTCCGTGCGACCGCCTCCGACGGAGAGTAATGAGGCTGCAATGAGTGGACCGACGAAGCCCGAGGTCGACGTTCCTGAGGGTGACGCTCCTACCGAGCTGACCATCCGGGACCTGGTCGTCGGAGACGGGGCCGAGGTGAAGCCGGGCATGGTGGTCAGGGTCCACTACGTCGGTGTGACCTTCGAGTCCGGAAAGGAGTTCGATACCTCCTGGGACCGGGACCAGCCGTACAAGTTCAGCCTGGGCAGCGGCAAGGTCATCAAAGGCTGGGACCGGGGAGTGAGAGGGATGAAGGTCGGCGGTCGCCGCGAGATCATCGTCCCCCCGCGCCTCGGCTACGGCAATCAGTCGCCCTCGCCGCTGATCCCGGCGGGTTCGACCCTGGTCTTCGTGGTGGACCTGCTGGACTCGTATTCCAGCACAACCGGGTGGAGCAACTCCTGATGGCCCTGACCGCTCCTCCCCTACGACGCGCTGCGCCGTCCCCCGGGTAGGCGCCGTGCTCCTCGCTGCCTCTCCGCCTCCGCAGCGTCCGAACGGTTCCCCGGCGACTCATTGACGGACGAAGACCACAAGGCGACCGACTTCCTCAACGGCCCGCCCGGCGCCGCCGCCCGGACGCCTGATCGACGGCGCACCGTTCCTGCCGCCCGTGGTGACGCGTTCAGCTGAACCCGTCACCGCGCCGACCGCCGCCAGTTGCTCGCGACCAGGAGCTCAGCCGCCTGACCCACGGCGGGCTCCCAGGGCGGCGACCTCTGAACTCACTGCGGGTCAGCGATCGTGCCCTCTGTTCCGTGCGCCGTATTGGCCGCAGCCCCCGTGCCTGTAGCCGTCTTCAGTTCCGAGCGGGTGTACAGGTGGCCCCGTTGCTTCGCCGTGCGCAAGAACAGGACCGTGGGGATGGTGCAGATGACGATGGCGAAGATGCTCGCCTCGGGACCGAAGGTTCCCCCTGTGACGGCCGCCGGACCGGAGAGTACGCCGTGAAGGAGGCCCGCCGGAGTTCCGTCGTTGCCGGAGACCGTGGTGCCGAAGATGCCGCTCTCGGCGAAGTTCCAGCCGAAGTGCAGGCCGATCGGCAGCCACAGGGTACGGGTGGCGGCGTAAGCGGCGCCGAGCATCAGACCGGCCTCCACCGCGATGGCCAACCCGCCCCAGACCGTGGCCCCGG includes:
- a CDS encoding TetR/AcrR family transcriptional regulator, giving the protein MARPRKFDEQQVLDTAREQFWASGYAATRMDDIAAATGLGKGSLYGAFGGKQDLFHRVFDDYCSAVVDATAQQLRGDDKNAYARLSAHIRAVAAATAADTAQRGCLLAKGTAELAENDKTVAKRAHTAIEALRTLLRDDIAACQRNGDLDANADPGQLAALVLAVLRGIEALGKAGADEETLTGIAGTALAVLPRPAK
- a CDS encoding ROK family protein; this translates as MRAGPSLEEIRRHNLGTLLRHVHIGGSMSRAVLAERMGLNRSTILGLVSELGSAGLVREELPRETGRAGRPSLVVRPESDRVYVLAFDVGVDRLAAARIGLGGIFLDRREISMPPGPRNADKVAEALAGSALDMLSTAQHGTHCVGVAAAVRGMVRRPDGLVRAVPYLGWKDEEFGKDLTRRMGLGLPVSVGNEASLGALAEHLRGAGTGCQDLVYLHGDIGIGGGVITGGQLLHGDAGYGGEIGHMVVNPRSGRPCGCGGRGCLEAEAGERALLEAAQRDPSATGREAVRAVVEAADRGDITARAALHDVGDWLGIGVANLINVLNPRTVIFGGTLREVFLGSAAQIRSRINRIALTPSRENLRLRMGELGDDAVLVGAAELAFSEILVGPLETLARAGA
- a CDS encoding sugar ABC transporter permease; translation: MTAAVAPERPELPRGPGNPRKNGAVRAASLRSVARNYVDRVRGGELGAIPAVLGLIVLCVFFAVLRPVFLSELNFANLLTQGAGSIAIAMGLVFVLLLGEIDLSAGYASGVCAAVLAVLLTDHGWPWYGAAGAAILTGTVIGLVLGLLVAKVGIPSFVVTLAAFLGFQGIVLMLLKEGTNVSIRDATILAVANNNLSPVLGWVLLAVSVGVYAAIQLRQSRNRRRRGLAPDPLTLLAVRIGGLAVLGAIAVHLLNQERSRNIIVDSLKGVPIVVPVIAVLLIAGTFLLQRTSFGLHVYAVGGNAEAARRAGINVAAIRISAFVICSSLAAVGGIIAASRGNSVDPNTGGSNVLLLAVGAAVIGGTSLFGGRGRVRDAVLGGMVVAVIQNGMGLMGYSSGVKYAVTGSVLLVAAGVDALSRRRAVQR
- a CDS encoding ATP-binding cassette domain-containing protein; its protein translation is MTATPILQLRGIDKSFGAVQVLHDVSLDVHPGEVTALVGDNGAGKSTLVKCIGGIHAIDGGEYWFEGEQVEVHGPREAAALGVEIVYQDLALCDNLDIVQNMFLGREKRRGLVLDNTTMEELATRTLEGLSVRTVKSIRQQVSSLSGGQRQTVAIAKAVLWNSKVVVLDEPTAALGVAQTAQVLELVRRLADNGLAVVLISHNMNDVFAVSDRIAALYLGRMAAQVSTSDVTHSQVVELITSGRSGDLGLAHSNGVTA
- a CDS encoding sugar ABC transporter substrate-binding protein produces the protein MRKGLLLTAASVALVSSLAACDDSSSGGTDSGSHTKPKVGVILPDSKSSARWETADRKYLSEAFKAAGVEFDIQNAQNDKQQFQTIADQMITSGVNVLVIVNLDSGTGKAVLDKAKAQGVATIDYDRLTLGGSAQYYVSFDNTAVGKLQGEGLSKCLSDMKAKKPIVATLNGSPTDNNATLLADGYNGVLEPKYKAGDYVKGPDQSVPDWDSAEASTIFEQMLTSEPEIGGVLAANDTLGNAAIAILRKQHRNGKVPVTGQDATVQALQNILAGDQCMTVYKAVKKEADATVKLAVSLAKAEKGETNATVEDPEGKRKVPSVLETPVAIYKDNVKDVVDDGYVTKEQLCKGKYAALCAKVGIK
- a CDS encoding FKBP-type peptidyl-prolyl cis-trans isomerase: MSGPTKPEVDVPEGDAPTELTIRDLVVGDGAEVKPGMVVRVHYVGVTFESGKEFDTSWDRDQPYKFSLGSGKVIKGWDRGVRGMKVGGRREIIVPPRLGYGNQSPSPLIPAGSTLVFVVDLLDSYSSTTGWSNS